In one window of Mytilus galloprovincialis chromosome 6, xbMytGall1.hap1.1, whole genome shotgun sequence DNA:
- the LOC143078421 gene encoding putative G-protein coupled receptor 139, which yields MAELFMKEEGRELQNNDFDRQMDSTFYDDYNISQILLEMLMQNQNISNEALIAHAQLLYKQLTFERDLSSYTEFKLHKAMLLYVPPILLVLGVIGNVLSFFILRHKTMTRQSTTLFLAVLSIADSLVLFIGLFRKWIGEITGLDIQHESMFLCKTITVLGYSISHYSVWLIVAVTIERFIVVCRPLQASRYCKQKRARKVVLVMIFIFLAINAHLFWTVELTEQSMNRKTVLRCDAGPKFVEFIDRIWPWIDLVLYSLFPLVILLFFNTHIIRQVVRATAGRDILQNGPLMKVDARRNTKDANLKLTIMLLTISFTFLATTVPMNVVMIASVVWRNEMDNPKQFAKLVLIRTISELLMYLNHSINFFLYCATGQKFRNIVLRMICGRSTSNISNFSDHSQHLYCSRANNNCNGHKSENETAF from the coding sequence acaaATGGATTCCACTTTCTATGATGACTAcaatatttcacagattttaTTGGAAATGCTTATGCAAAatcaaaacatatcaaatgaagCCTTAATTGCGCATGCCCAGCTACTTTACAAACAGCTTACGTTTGAAAGGGACCTTTCATCTTACACAGAATTTAAACTTCACAAAGCAATGTTACTCTACGTGCCACCTATACTTTTGGTGTTAGGAGTGATTGGAAATGTTTTATCATTCTTTATTTTACGCCATAAAACAATGACAAGGCAGTCTACAACTTTATTTCTGGCAGTTCTTTCGATAGCAGATTCATTGGTTCTATTTATAGGACTTTTTCGGAAATGGATTGGGGAAATAACTGGCCTTGACATTCAGCATGAGTCGATGTTTTTATGCAAGACAATAACAGTATTGGGATACAGCATAAGTCACTATTCTGTTTGGTTGATTGTTGCAGTAACGATAGAACGATTTATCGTCGTGTGTAGACCTCTTCAAGCTTCTAGATATTGTAAACAAAAGAGAGCAAGAAAAGTGGTACTTGTCATGATTTTCATTTTTCTAGCTATTAATGCTCATTTGTTTTGGACTGTCGAACTAACAGAACAAAGTATGAACAGAAAAACAGTTCTCAGGTGTGATGCTGGACCAAAATTTGTTGAGTTCATTGACCGGATTTGGCCATGGATCGATTTAGTTTTATATTCATTGTTCCCTTTagttatattgttattttttaacacacATATAATAAGACAGGTTGTAAGAGCGACAGCAGGAAGAGATATATTACAAAACGGCCCATTAATGAAAGTAGATGCGCGTAGGAATACAAAAGATGCAAATCTCAAACTGACAATTATGTTATTAACCATATCATTCACATTTCTTGCAACAACGGTACCAATGAATGTAGTTATGATCGCTTCAGTGGTCTGGAGAAATGAAATGGATAATCCAAAGCAATTTGCCAAATTAGTACTAATACGAACAATATCGGAATTACTGATGTatctcaatcattcaatcaatttctttttatattgtgcAACAGGACAGAAGTTTAGAAACATTGTGTTAAGAATGATTTGTGGTCGATCAACAtcaaatatttctaatttttcaGATCATAGTCAGCATCTATATTGTTCAAGAGCTAACAACAATTGTAATGGTCACAAGAGTGAGAATGAAACggctttttaa